The window TCCTACTCAACATATGCTGTTTACTCTCCACCGAGATATGCCAGGAATTATTGGTAGAATTGGCTCTTTGCTAGGCAGCTTTAACGTCAATATTGCCAGTATGCAGGTAGGTCGTAAAATTGTGCGTGGTGATGCAGTAATGGTGTTAAGTTTAGATGACCCTCTCCCTGAAGGCATTTTGGCTGAAATCACCAAAGTTCCCGGAATTAAGGATGCTTATACAGTAACTTTGTAGCGATTAGCGGTTAGCTGTTAGCTGTTAACTAGAAGTTAAATCTGTCAATTAGGGTATTAAAACTCAATTTGTGCTAATCGCTAATCGTTAATTGCTAATCGAAGGATCGCTAATCACTTTTATATGGCAAATAGTTGGTGGGAAATCGAAATTTTATCTGATCCAGGGCTAGAAGAATCGATATTCTGGCGGCTGGAAAAGTTTGGTTGTCGCGGAATGTCTAGTGAGTTGAAAAAACACTCTCAGCTAGTACGTGCTTATGTACCAGAAATTCAAGCGCAACTTTTGGATTTAGCAGCGTTAGCTTTATGGTTACGCCAAGATGCTTTAATAGCAGGTATGCCCCTACCAGCAACGCAGTGGCACTTAATTGATGAGGAAGACTGGGCAACTAATTGGAAGCAATATTGGCAACCTCAAGAAATTGGCGATCGCTTTTTAATTTATCCTGCTTGGTTACCAACTCCAGAACCTTCAGAACGTAAAATCTTACGTCTAGATCCTGGTATGGCTTTTGGCACAGGTACGCATCAAACTACTCAGTTATGTTTAGAAGCACTAGAAATGCGATTAGGTAGCGATGCTAATAATCAAGTAATAGCTGATCTTGGGTGCGGTTCTGGTATTCTTTCAATTGGTGCTGTGTTATTAGGTGCTAAAAAAGCTTATGCCGTAGATACTGATCCTTTAGCTGTATTAGCAACAGTAAGTAATCGAGAGCTAAATAATATTAGTGAACAGCAAGTTTTAGTCGAAAAAGGTAGTATAGAAAAATTAATAGAAATAGTAAAAGAACCAGTTGATGGTTTAGTTTGCAATATTTTAGCTGAAGTAATTATTGACTTAATTCCAGAAATGTCTGCGATCGTTAAACCGAGCAGTTGGGGCATTATTAGCGGTGTTATATTAGAGCAAGTTAAGCCTGTTGCCGATACGCTAGAACAGCATGGTTGGTCAGTCGCAACGCTCTGGCGACGGCAAGATTGGTGTTGTTTTAATATCCGCCGTTCTAGCAGTTAGAGATATTTGAAGCAGCTTTTATTTCATTAATAGAGTGGTTACAAAAATCATAGTTTTGTTTGATTAAAACATTATATCGCTTGTTATTAATCACATTTTTTTTGCAAATGTGAGCAGATAAACGCCAATTTTAGTCTGGATTTTATATTTATTCTAAACTTTCTATCCCTTTCTATATATATTTAATTAGATTAATATACTAAATATTTAATAAAATTGCTGGGTCTAATCATTACTGATTTTCATCATCTAGCAACGTAATTACGTTAGCAAAATGTTTGACCAATAATAACTAGACCCAGCTAGATTTTTGTTCTAATTGCGATTACTATTTGCCGCGATTAGGAACTCTGCTGAGGTAATCAATGTCAAAAGAAGAAATCCTTTGAGCATAGTTAACCTTGGGATTAAGCGATGCTGCCAAATCACGGAATTTGCGGGGATCTCCTTCTGCCAGTTGGCGTTCTTGGAACTTGCGTCCGTAGTATTTCTCCACTGTGAAGCGCCAATCTGTCTTGGTTGTGCCAGCAACCTCACGATAAGATTCACCATAGCGAGGTGTGACAAGATTGAAAGGACGAGCTTCCATCCGCTTGCGCTGGTATGGAACAGTATAATCACCAAATGCTTGAGTATACTCTTCGCTGTCAACCAAGGCATCTACAAAGCCATGAAAGCCCAAAGTACCAATCTTAATTGACCAAGCAATCTTTTCATCTTGGTTATATGGCTCACGACCTAATAGACGCTTGAGGCAAATTTCTACTAAGCGATAGTTATCGTTAACGGAAACAACTATGTCATAAAACCGAGGTGATTTAGTCAGTTCGCGGATGAAGTCACGAACAGAAAGGACTCCATTTGCTAGTTGACTTTCTAAGGTAATTTGACGGTTGAATTTGAGTGTTTCATGCTCGCTGAAAATTTGGCGATAAGCTGCCCAAGTTAGCTGCTTCATCTCGATCGCAGAGTTGACATCCTCCAAGCGATAGATATAAGGCGTATCTTCGTTTTGGTCAGCTTTTCCAAAGCTACTAACCCGTTGGTTTTGAGTTGTAGGTTTGTATTCAAGCAACGGCAATGCCATGCTAAGGTCTCCTAAATTGATTAAAGATTAAACAGCAACTACAAGCATTAAATAGACATTGGAATTGATTTTATGAAATTATCAAAACCATTGCCCTTTAATACTTATTATCCCGTATTAGTTGGGCTATATTGACGAAAGGGCAGATGTATTTTCTGCGCGATCGCATTTCTCTAACCGCAAACATTTCTACCGGACGGGGAAACTTGCAGACGGGTTAATTGAAACAGCAATTCCTGTAGAATCACCATCCCGTGTGGTGTTAGGAATTTGAATGTTAGCCGTATCAACTTTATTAAAACTGGCTGCTTTGGGATTGATAGAACGTGCCATATCTAGGAAGTTCTGTACTTTACCCCATTTGTAGCTCTCAGTTTCTTGCTTGTCGCGCCAGTAATCCGCATAACGAGGAGTTACTAAGTTAAATGGGCGGTCTTTGTAG of the Oculatellaceae cyanobacterium genome contains:
- a CDS encoding phycobilisome rod-core linker polypeptide, which produces MALPLLEYKPTTQNQRVSSFGKADQNEDTPYIYRLEDVNSAIEMKQLTWAAYRQIFSEHETLKFNRQITLESQLANGVLSVRDFIRELTKSPRFYDIVVSVNDNYRLVEICLKRLLGREPYNQDEKIAWSIKIGTLGFHGFVDALVDSEEYTQAFGDYTVPYQRKRMEARPFNLVTPRYGESYREVAGTTKTDWRFTVEKYYGRKFQERQLAEGDPRKFRDLAASLNPKVNYAQRISSFDIDYLSRVPNRGK
- the prmA gene encoding 50S ribosomal protein L11 methyltransferase, whose protein sequence is MANSWWEIEILSDPGLEESIFWRLEKFGCRGMSSELKKHSQLVRAYVPEIQAQLLDLAALALWLRQDALIAGMPLPATQWHLIDEEDWATNWKQYWQPQEIGDRFLIYPAWLPTPEPSERKILRLDPGMAFGTGTHQTTQLCLEALEMRLGSDANNQVIADLGCGSGILSIGAVLLGAKKAYAVDTDPLAVLATVSNRELNNISEQQVLVEKGSIEKLIEIVKEPVDGLVCNILAEVIIDLIPEMSAIVKPSSWGIISGVILEQVKPVADTLEQHGWSVATLWRRQDWCCFNIRRSSS